The genomic interval GATTAGAGGTCGTTGTCGGAGATTGCGCTCCATTTTACAATATGGATGATATGAACCATTGGTGGGAATGTTGGGACGGTACTTTAAGACTCTCAAATTTCCAGTATGGAGTACAATTTAATACAAGTTTTATCCGGCGATCGCTGTTTTTGCCTCCACATTATGCAGAACTTCCCGATCGCATTTTATCCTTATCTTCAGTAGAAGAGTTAAAAAAAGAATTTCCCGAATCCAATTTAGCGGAATATGCCGCTCTCGAAAACATAACAGATGCTGAGATTAATGAGATATTGCTAGCTCTCGGACATGGTAGTCCTAAGGTGTATAGTTGACTCAAACTTAAAGTTATTCTCCTTGCCGTACCATCCACACCAAGATTCCTAAAATTTGCTCGACAGGAGGTAAGGGATAGTCGGTTAAGTCAACGGTTACAGTTGTTCCTTGAAGTTGCAGAAAGCGCCATTGGGTTCCGCTAGAGACAACTCCATAGATTGCTTTTACAGGTTTTCCTTTATTCTCATTAAATCTTTGTCCTGCCACCATCTCGGCGATACATTGCCCCCAACCGACCTTCAGGTCTTCTTTTTTGGCTTCGACAACGACGATCGCCGGTGCTTCGACTTCGAGCTGTTTGGGAGAGAGACTGATAAGAAAATCGCAGATACCATTGAGTCCGAGAGCGGGATCGACATTAAACTCTTCTCCAGAAAATACACTAATTTGGCGATCGCAGATTCGACGAACTTCAAGTAAAACCGGGTTAATAATGGCTTCGGAGCGCGCTTTTTCCGTACTGGTGGCGATCGCCCAAGGGATATTGGTTTCCAAAAGACCCTGTAAAATTGGACTGGGCGCGATCGGCTCGATCTGGGGTAGAAAGCGCACTCCCTCGACTGTAGTTAGACCGAAGGCTTCCTTAACTTTAGCAATTGTCGTGAACTGGCTGTAGGACATAATGGTCTCGGTTAAATTTAGATCGGCACAGACCAAATGCTCTCCTCGGTAAAACGGAGAGTGGCATAAAAAAAATACGGAGAAAACGATCGCGATCGCCAACTTCGATCTAGGCTGGAAGAGGTCATACACTGAATTGTCCTCTGACCGTGAACCTAGATCTAATTTTAGTCTTCTTTATTGGCATGATTCCACCCGCCTTATCCTTATGGATGATGCGGAAAGTGGAAATTCAATGCCAGCAACGACAGGAGCAACTCCTCCAAGCTCATCGTCGCAGACCCTTACGATCGCCAAGGGAACGGTTATTGGCGGATCTACCAACGGACTCGTCACGGACGATCGAGCTGAGCGCAACCATTGGAGATACCACCTGTCAATACAATGCTCGCTCTCCCTATCTTAGATGCGCGATTAACCCCATGGGGCCGTGCGAACAGTGCTGCCATTACGAAGCGAGCGGGCCGTCGCCTCGGTTTGACGAGCCAAAGTCTTGAGCAAACATCGTTCTCTATTCGGTTTACCACAACTGCCTCAGTCCGTCTGGGTGTTAGCTGGCGGTCGCTTGCTCTCCCAAATTGGCATGGGGTTTACTTTGTTCTATGCTCCTATCTTTTTTGTCAATCAAGTCGGACTTTCTGCAACTGAAGCGGGTTTGGGACTGGGGAGTAGCGCTATCTCCGGCGTTCTCGGACGCTTTCTGGGAGGGACTTTGTCCGATCTTCCCCAATGGGGTCGTCGCCGGACGTTGCTTTTATCGGCGTTGTTATCCGCGATCGCCGATGTTATTTTAGCAACAATTTTTGATTTCCCCAGCTTGCTCCTCGGTAGTATCATCATGGGATTGGGTATGGGGTTGTACTGGCCGGCGGCAGAAGCGGCGGTGGCAGATTTTACGCCTCGAGACCGGCACAATGAAGCATTTGCTGTTTCTCGACTGGCGGATAATTTAGGGTTGGGACTCGGCGTTCCTTTGGGCGGTTTGTTAATTGAAACGGGTTTAAGTTTTCGCTGGTTATTCGTCCTTGATGGAATTTCCTTTGTTAGCTTTTTTCTGTTAATTTATTGCGCTATTGGGGAACCGCAACAGGCGATCGCATCTTCCGAGAGGCCAATGGAGGCGAGCTGGATCGACAAATGGAAGATCTCGTTGCGCGATCGCACTCTACAAAAATTTGTTCTGGTGAACCTGCTCTTTACCACCTATCTTTCCCAAACCCAAAGTACTCTACCTCTCTATTTCACCAACTTCCTGACCGCAGGTGGCTTTAACGCGCCGTTGTTGAGCAAGTTATTTACCGCCCAGATTGCTCTAATGGTTATTTGTCAGCTTCCCGTAGCGCGCTGGTTGAGTCGCTGGAGTCACGCCAAAGCTTTGGTGCTGTCTCTGTGTGCTTGGGCCATGGGATTTTGTTTAATTTGGATAACTGGTGGCGTTGTTAATGGAGCCGAGATTTGGGCAATTTTGGCATTAATTGCGATCGCCTTTGCCAGTATTGCTTATACTCCTTCTGCTTCTGCCTTAGTTGTCGATCTCGCTCCAGAAGAGTTGCGCGGAATCTATATGGCGATTAATGCGCAATGTTGGGCCATTGGTTATGCCATCGGGCCGGCGGTGGGAGGATGGGTATTAGACTACTCGGTGGCGGTAGCGGATGGGTTTTGGCTCCTCAGTGGATTCAGTGTTACCGTAGGAATCGCCATATTACTTTCCCTCGATCGTGATTATCGAAGATGAAGAACTCCGGCAACTCTACAAGATTTCCGGCGCCGAACACTTACAACATCTAGAAGCAGGAATTTTGCATTTAGAGCAACATCCACAGGATGCCGAGATGTTGCGGGAAACCTTGCGCGAAGCTCATACTTTGAAAGGGGACTCGCGCATGTTGGGTGTCAAAGATGTGGAAACTTTGGCTCATCAGATCGAGCAAGTATTGAGCCAACTCAAAGAGGACTCCACGGCGTTGCAGGGAGGAGCCAGCGATCGCCTATACTACGGTCTCGATGCCATGGCAAAACTGGTGCGCGCTGCGGTCACTGGCGAGCCTTCGGGAGTGGAAACCTACAAAGTTCTAGCGACTCTGATGGGAGGGCCGATCCCCGATACTGCTCCCGAAGCTGTCTCAGAGA from Roseofilum casamattae BLCC-M143 carries:
- a CDS encoding DUF6464 family protein, encoding MNLDLILVFFIGMIPPALSLWMMRKVEIQCQQRQEQLLQAHRRRPLRSPRERLLADLPTDSSRTIELSATIGDTTCQYNARSPYLRCAINPMGPCEQCCHYEASGPSPRFDEPKS
- a CDS encoding MFS transporter — its product is MSKHRSLFGLPQLPQSVWVLAGGRLLSQIGMGFTLFYAPIFFVNQVGLSATEAGLGLGSSAISGVLGRFLGGTLSDLPQWGRRRTLLLSALLSAIADVILATIFDFPSLLLGSIIMGLGMGLYWPAAEAAVADFTPRDRHNEAFAVSRLADNLGLGLGVPLGGLLIETGLSFRWLFVLDGISFVSFFLLIYCAIGEPQQAIASSERPMEASWIDKWKISLRDRTLQKFVLVNLLFTTYLSQTQSTLPLYFTNFLTAGGFNAPLLSKLFTAQIALMVICQLPVARWLSRWSHAKALVLSLCAWAMGFCLIWITGGVVNGAEIWAILALIAIAFASIAYTPSASALVVDLAPEELRGIYMAINAQCWAIGYAIGPAVGGWVLDYSVAVADGFWLLSGFSVTVGIAILLSLDRDYRR